One window of the Rhipicephalus sanguineus isolate Rsan-2018 chromosome 2, BIME_Rsan_1.4, whole genome shotgun sequence genome contains the following:
- the LOC119383438 gene encoding phosphatidylinositol 4-phosphate 3-kinase C2 domain-containing subunit alpha isoform X1, translating into MADGGRDFPAPNLPPKAFSVNIGGSRSSAMFSLTEPPPLPPRRSVFFGKCNGAGDLSSVPPAPSSTSTWTSSDFLSFMHQPGREGDTKTSIKSIEALFLEDVSSRSTTLRHHSLTTSSVVSTQFASQPFPFAAAGQLPGRVGSLAGTEMTHSNSAPNFNNLSSSCNPSPIHTASQSSSVLSRTEIERSMFSVLRKKQDNNLIDFGVDAELARKRETLKKAGDSLNDLLDLFDPLRENELEEISTPEESPPKGPPEGKMEVVETPPQIPPKHGGPAQTQPPSLPASRSSTVERPVSKQGATSKGPSVELGTLKVVRHEVCQGEEVEAFWAKAKQLRSEFTFYDHHTNAGLVISPTLKNKWGKSLSIKLEITTSFSERPFCFTCDVGTSVEHVISNTVCSLKDDLSDTALESYVLKVKGLAEYFTRDSALKDYEYVHQCCKFMKPVCLTLIEVQDLSKPWARTSRDDSEFYDVKASSLLPQPSGQVSFDSVSILLETFHKEAKKVQMGASAGCLQPNGAIQAVKAICSTLSRIEILEILHAVEGLKHICSQMPEVNGFHDSYLKAEDSPNPAPTNCDRVAEVVFYSLLQLQSALRTLVEIYCRSFRVDFSLTTASESKPQCEVRPVTTFHDTFLVNIGSVHQLKPHWISDYEQFIISCELRYGLHILCQGETRSVKASRNFFELVVFDEWIEMSAFMRNLPRETAIYFALFGVKPSAENRPPETPASERVLLAWTGQALFNSRRELLQGSLFLGFWSPEVDENSGPPQSNDAFSCPVLRLQFPEFDCTVVFPEVPEDIITTCKATTYALDSVVIQELTDVLEKDPLTIPSSEEKKLFWEHRHYILEVPHLLPKVLLSAHSWSWPFLPDLYFLLTEWRPASPINALTLLLPLFPDYEVRKTAVNCIKNIGSDELCDHLPQLIQALRFETWEDAPITWFLLERSLTSVRVAHQMFWLLRQNLDNPLTLKRMKLVIQTLLVIVGKSFRDIIEKQEEHLNQLCIIAESIKDTRESLRLDKLLQDMAQIHSMIEDNPSCLPLNPAMEVCGVDVKSCSYFTSNTLPLRIAYKSSEQGAKPIHVIYKVGDDLRQDMLTLQMIRIMDKFWLKEGLDLKIITFNCVATGKRKGMVEMVTEAETLRRIQTEHGLTGSFKDRPIAEWLQRHNTSELEYQQAVENFTLSCAGYCVATYILGICDRHNDNIMLKTSGHMFHIDFGKFLGDSQMFGNFRRDRAPFVLTSDMVYVINGGEKPSKKFQIFIDLCCEAFNIVRRNSNIFITLFELMVTSGVPGVTADAVNFVQKSLLLGSSEGEATAHFTRLIEESLRSRFTQLNFFIHNIAQLRFTGDHNDGLLLSFVPRTFSKDSDGRIVSLTVVRYLKCHEPEKHYTYVVRVGRECQAEPMHVVRTYPEFLELYQKLVRMFPLAKFYPLPKGSLVGRSNTREVAQRRMQELGAFLTSLTKMAEEVSHCSLVYTFFHPLLRDQEGMAEDENECDNLRQISQRVNLSKGIVGRIKLSIVYKANALSIMVMHAENLACMRKSLPDCYIKAYLHPDPEKVTKRKTKVVFKNNHPTFMEMLEYNYPHAFVAERVLEVSAWDHDRVQENEFLGAAIIDLSRMDLTRESTHWYHLNAVRYKFR; encoded by the exons ATGGCTGACGGGGGCCGAGACTTTCCTGCGCCGAACCTCCCACCGAAGGCGTTCTCCGTCAATATCGGAGGGTCGAGGTCGTCAGCAATGTTTTCGCTTACGG AACCACCTCCTTTGCCGCCACGCCGAAGCGTCTTCTTTGGTAAATGCAACGGGGCTGGTGACCTGTCATCTGTCCCACCAGCTCCATCTTCCACATCAACTTGGACAAGTTCAGATTTTCTTAGTTTTATGCACCAACCAGGCAGAGAAGGGGACACGAAAACCAGCATAAAGTCAATAGAAGCCCTTTTCCTCGAGGATGTGAGCTCTAGGAGCACCACACTCCGGCACCATTCGTTGACAACTAGTTCAGTCGTGTCCACGCAATTTGCCTCTCAGCCATTCCCATTTGCAGCTGCTGGTCAGCTGCCAGGCCGCGTTGGTTCACTCGCTGGCACAGAGATGACTCACAGTAACTCTGCACCCAACTTCAACAATCTGTCTTCCAGCTGTAATCCCTCACCTATCCACACAGCAAGTCAAAGCTCGTCGGTGCTTTCAAGGACAGAGATTGAAAGGAGTATGTTCAGCGTGCTTCGAAAGAAGCAGGACAACAACCTCATTGACTTTGGTGTAGATGCAGAGCTGGCGAGAAAGCGGGAAACCCTTAAAAAAGCTGGGGACTCGCTGAATGACCTGCTTGACCTGTTTGATCCACTACGAGAGAACGAGCTTGAAGAAATTTCAACTCCTGAAGAGTCACCACCAAAGGGTCCTCCAGAGGGAAAGATGGAAGTGGTAGAGACACCACCCCAGATCCCTCCAAAACATGGGGGACCGGCACAAACACAGCCGCCATCTTTGCCAGCAAGTAGGAGTTCGACTGTCGAAAGGCCTGTTTCCAAACAGGGTGCTACAAGCAAAGGGCCGAGCGTGGAACTTGGCACTTTGAAGGTAGTCCGCCATGAAGTGTGTCAAGGGGAGGAGGTTGAAGCTTTCTGGGCTAAAGCTAAGCAGCTAAGATCAGAGTTCACGTTTTATGATCACCATACCAATGCTGGTCTTGTCATCAGCCCAACTTTGAAAAACAAGTGGGGAAAAAGCCTCAGCATAAAGTTGGAAATCACAACAAGCTTTTCAGAGAGGCCCTTCTGCTTCACATGTGATGTAGGAACCAGCGTGGAGCATGTAATTAGCAACACTGTGTGCTCCTTGAAGGACGATTTATCGGACACTGCACTGGAAAGTTACGTACTGAAAGTCAAAGGGCTTGCAGAATATTTTACACGTGACTCCGCATTGAAAGACTATGAATATGTTCACCAATGCTGCAAGTTTATGAAGCCAGTTTGCCTGACCCTTATAGAGGTCCAAGACCTCAGTAAGCCGTGGGCGCGGACATCAAGGGATGACAGTGAATTCTACGATGTCAAGGCATCAAGCCTGCTTCCTCAGCCATCAGGACAAGTTTCTTTTGATTCAGTGTCTATATTACTTGAAACCTTCCACAAAGAGGCTAAGAAGGTACAGATGGGAGCCTCTGCTGGTTGCTTGCAGCCAAATGGAGCTATTCAGGCTGTGAAGGCCATTTGTTCCACACTTTCAAGGATTGAAATATTGGAGATTTTGCATGCTGTGGAAGGGTTAAAGCACATTTGCAGTCAGATGCCTGAGGTGAATGGGTTTCATGACAGCTATCTCAAGGCAGAAGACTCACCAAATCCAGCACCCACAAATTGTGACCGTGTTGCAGAAGTTGTGTTCTACTCATTACTACAGTTGCAGTCTGCATTGCGCACACTTGTAGAAATCTACTGCCGCAGCTTTCGTGTTGACTTTTCATTAACTACGGCTAGTGAAAGCAAACCGCAGTGTGAAGTACGCCCAGTCACTACATTTCATGACACCTTTCTTGTAAACATTGGCAGCGTACATCAACTGAAACCACACTGGATTTCAGACTATGAGCAGTTTATCATATCTTGTGAGCTTCGCTATGGCTTGCATATATTGTGCCAAGGGGAAACTCGAAGTGTAAAAGCAAGTCGAAACTTTTTTGAACTTGTAGTTTTTGATGAGTGGATTGAGATGAGTGCATTTATGAGGAACCTTCCACGGGAGACTGCTATATACTTCGCACTGTTTGGTGTGAAGCCATCAGCTGAAAACAGGCCACCAGAGACACCAGCATCTGAACGAGTGCTTTTGGCATGGACTGGGCAGGCGCTGTTTAACAGTCGGCGCGAGCTGCTTCAGGGAAGTCTCTTTCTTGGTTTTTGGTCACCAGAAGTGGACGAGAACAGTGGTCCGCCACAGAGCAATGATGCATTTTCCTGTCCGGTTCTTCGTCTGCAGTTCCCAGAATTTGACTGTACTGTAGTCTTTCCGGAAGTGCCAGAGGATATCATTACTACTTGCAAGGCAACCACGTATGCTCTGGACAGTGTGGTGATCCAAGAACTCACCGATGTACTTGAAAAGGACCCTCTCACCATTCCGAGTTCTGAAGAGAAAAAATTATTCTGGGAGCACCGTCATTACATCCTTGAAGTTCCACACCTCCTTCCTAAGGTGCTTCTGTCTGCACACAGCTGGAGTTGGCCTTTTCTGCCTGATCTGTACTTCCTTCTGACAGAATGGCGCCCTGCTTCTCCCATTAATGCACTGACTTTGTTGCTGCCACTGTTTCCCGACTATGAAGTGCGAAAGACAGCAGTCAATTGTATCAAGAATATTGGCAGTGACGAACTCTGTGATCATCTACCACAACTAATCCAGGCATTGCGCTTCGAGACATGGGAAGATGCACCTATCACATGGTTCCTCTTGGAACGTTCTCTGACTAGTGTGCGCGTTGCCCACCAGATGTTCTGGCTGCTCAGGCAAAACCTTGACAATCCACTCACACTTAAGCGGATGAAGCTTGTGATTCAAACACTGCTAGTCATTGTAGGCAAGTCTTTCAGAGACATTATAGAGAAACAAGAAGAGCATCTAAATCAGCTTTGCATCATTGCTGAAAGCATAAAAGACACACGTGAGTCACTTCGCCTGGACAAGCTTTTGCAAGACATGGCACAGATCCACAGTATGATCGAGGACAACCCTTCTTGCCTTCCGCTCAACCCAGCAATGGAAGTTTGTGGTGTGGACGTCAAGTCTTGCTCTTACTTTACATCCAATACGCTTCCCCTCAGGATAGCATACAAGAGTTCAGAGCAAGGGGCCAAGCCCATTCACGTGATTTACAAGGTTGGAGATGACCTCAGGCAGGACATGTTGACACTTCAGATGATACGGATAATGGACAAGTTCTGGTTGAAGGAAGGCCTTGACCTGAAAATTATAACCTTCAACTGTGTTGCTACTGGCAAGCGTAAAGGCATGGTGGAAATGGTTACTGAAGCAGAGACACTGAGGAGGATCCAAACGGAGCATGGGCTCACTGGTTCATTCAAGGACAGGCCTATTGCTGAGTGGTTGCAACGACACAACACGTCTGAATTGGAGTACCAGCAAGCTGTGGAGAACTTTACACTGTCATGTGCTGGCTACTGTGTAGCCACATACATCCTTGGAATCTGTGATCGCCACAATGACAATATCATGCTGAAAACATCTGGACACATGTTTCACATTGATTTTGGGAAGTTTCTTGGTGACTCTCAGATGTTTGGCAACTTCAGGCGTGACAGAGCACCGTTCGTTCTTACCTCTGACATGGTGTATGTCATCAATGGTGGCGAGAAACCTTCCAAGAAGTTCCAGATTTTCATTGACTTGTGCTGTGAAGCATTTAATATTGTTCGCCGTAACAGCAACATTTTCATCACCCTCTTTGAGCTGATGGTCACATCCGGAGTCCCTGGGGTCACCGCAGATGCTGTCAACTTTGTTCAGAAGTCCTTGTTACTTGGCAGCTCAGAAGGAGAAGCAACTGCACACTTCACCAGGCTTATTGAAGAGAGCCTACGTTCACGGTTTACGCAGCTGAACTTCTTTATTCACAACATTGCACAGCTTCGGTTCACTGGGGACCACAACGATGGACTGCTGCTTTCCTTTGTTCCTCGGACATTCTCCAAGGATTCGGATGGCAGGATTGTGTCACTCACTGTGGTTCGCTACCTGAAGTGCCACGAGCCAGAAAAACACTACACCTATGTTGTCCGTGTTGGCAGGGAATGCCAGGCAGAGCCTATGCATGTTGTTAGAACCTACCCTGAATTTCTGGAGCTCTACCAAAAGCTAGTCCGAATGTTTCCATTGGCCAAGTTCTATCCCCTGCCCAAGGGATCACTGGTGGGCCGCAGCAACACACGCGAAGTGGCGCAGCGGAGGATGCAGGAGCTGGGTGCATTCCTTACATCCCTCACCAAGATGGCAGAAGAGGTGTCCCACTGCAGCCTGGTGTACACTTTCTTCCACCCTCTTTTGCGTGACCAAGAAGGTATGGCTGAGGATGAGAACGAGTGTGACAACCTCCGTCAGATCAGCCAGAGGGTCAATCTGTCTAAGGGCATTGTTGGCCGAATAAAGCTGTCCATCGTTTACAAGGCAAACGCCCTGTCCATCATGGTAATGCATGCAGAGAACCTGGCTTGTATGCGCAAGTCTTTGCCAGACTGCTACATTAAGGCATACCTTCACCCAGACCCGGAGAAGGTAACCAAAAGGAAGACCAAAGTGGTGTTCAAGAACAACCACCCAACCTTTATGGAGATGCTCGAGTACAACTACCCACACGCATTCGTAGCGGAAAGGGTGTTGGAGGTGTCTGCGTGGGACCATGACAGAGTCCAAGAAAATGAGTTCTTGGGAGCGGCCATCATAGATCTGTCACGTATGGATTTGACAAGGGAGAGCACACACTGGTACCACCTGAATGCTGTGAGATACAAGTTTCGTTGA
- the LOC119383438 gene encoding phosphatidylinositol 4-phosphate 3-kinase C2 domain-containing subunit alpha isoform X2, with protein sequence MHQPGREGDTKTSIKSIEALFLEDVSSRSTTLRHHSLTTSSVVSTQFASQPFPFAAAGQLPGRVGSLAGTEMTHSNSAPNFNNLSSSCNPSPIHTASQSSSVLSRTEIERSMFSVLRKKQDNNLIDFGVDAELARKRETLKKAGDSLNDLLDLFDPLRENELEEISTPEESPPKGPPEGKMEVVETPPQIPPKHGGPAQTQPPSLPASRSSTVERPVSKQGATSKGPSVELGTLKVVRHEVCQGEEVEAFWAKAKQLRSEFTFYDHHTNAGLVISPTLKNKWGKSLSIKLEITTSFSERPFCFTCDVGTSVEHVISNTVCSLKDDLSDTALESYVLKVKGLAEYFTRDSALKDYEYVHQCCKFMKPVCLTLIEVQDLSKPWARTSRDDSEFYDVKASSLLPQPSGQVSFDSVSILLETFHKEAKKVQMGASAGCLQPNGAIQAVKAICSTLSRIEILEILHAVEGLKHICSQMPEVNGFHDSYLKAEDSPNPAPTNCDRVAEVVFYSLLQLQSALRTLVEIYCRSFRVDFSLTTASESKPQCEVRPVTTFHDTFLVNIGSVHQLKPHWISDYEQFIISCELRYGLHILCQGETRSVKASRNFFELVVFDEWIEMSAFMRNLPRETAIYFALFGVKPSAENRPPETPASERVLLAWTGQALFNSRRELLQGSLFLGFWSPEVDENSGPPQSNDAFSCPVLRLQFPEFDCTVVFPEVPEDIITTCKATTYALDSVVIQELTDVLEKDPLTIPSSEEKKLFWEHRHYILEVPHLLPKVLLSAHSWSWPFLPDLYFLLTEWRPASPINALTLLLPLFPDYEVRKTAVNCIKNIGSDELCDHLPQLIQALRFETWEDAPITWFLLERSLTSVRVAHQMFWLLRQNLDNPLTLKRMKLVIQTLLVIVGKSFRDIIEKQEEHLNQLCIIAESIKDTRESLRLDKLLQDMAQIHSMIEDNPSCLPLNPAMEVCGVDVKSCSYFTSNTLPLRIAYKSSEQGAKPIHVIYKVGDDLRQDMLTLQMIRIMDKFWLKEGLDLKIITFNCVATGKRKGMVEMVTEAETLRRIQTEHGLTGSFKDRPIAEWLQRHNTSELEYQQAVENFTLSCAGYCVATYILGICDRHNDNIMLKTSGHMFHIDFGKFLGDSQMFGNFRRDRAPFVLTSDMVYVINGGEKPSKKFQIFIDLCCEAFNIVRRNSNIFITLFELMVTSGVPGVTADAVNFVQKSLLLGSSEGEATAHFTRLIEESLRSRFTQLNFFIHNIAQLRFTGDHNDGLLLSFVPRTFSKDSDGRIVSLTVVRYLKCHEPEKHYTYVVRVGRECQAEPMHVVRTYPEFLELYQKLVRMFPLAKFYPLPKGSLVGRSNTREVAQRRMQELGAFLTSLTKMAEEVSHCSLVYTFFHPLLRDQEGMAEDENECDNLRQISQRVNLSKGIVGRIKLSIVYKANALSIMVMHAENLACMRKSLPDCYIKAYLHPDPEKVTKRKTKVVFKNNHPTFMEMLEYNYPHAFVAERVLEVSAWDHDRVQENEFLGAAIIDLSRMDLTRESTHWYHLNAVRYKFR encoded by the coding sequence ATGCACCAACCAGGCAGAGAAGGGGACACGAAAACCAGCATAAAGTCAATAGAAGCCCTTTTCCTCGAGGATGTGAGCTCTAGGAGCACCACACTCCGGCACCATTCGTTGACAACTAGTTCAGTCGTGTCCACGCAATTTGCCTCTCAGCCATTCCCATTTGCAGCTGCTGGTCAGCTGCCAGGCCGCGTTGGTTCACTCGCTGGCACAGAGATGACTCACAGTAACTCTGCACCCAACTTCAACAATCTGTCTTCCAGCTGTAATCCCTCACCTATCCACACAGCAAGTCAAAGCTCGTCGGTGCTTTCAAGGACAGAGATTGAAAGGAGTATGTTCAGCGTGCTTCGAAAGAAGCAGGACAACAACCTCATTGACTTTGGTGTAGATGCAGAGCTGGCGAGAAAGCGGGAAACCCTTAAAAAAGCTGGGGACTCGCTGAATGACCTGCTTGACCTGTTTGATCCACTACGAGAGAACGAGCTTGAAGAAATTTCAACTCCTGAAGAGTCACCACCAAAGGGTCCTCCAGAGGGAAAGATGGAAGTGGTAGAGACACCACCCCAGATCCCTCCAAAACATGGGGGACCGGCACAAACACAGCCGCCATCTTTGCCAGCAAGTAGGAGTTCGACTGTCGAAAGGCCTGTTTCCAAACAGGGTGCTACAAGCAAAGGGCCGAGCGTGGAACTTGGCACTTTGAAGGTAGTCCGCCATGAAGTGTGTCAAGGGGAGGAGGTTGAAGCTTTCTGGGCTAAAGCTAAGCAGCTAAGATCAGAGTTCACGTTTTATGATCACCATACCAATGCTGGTCTTGTCATCAGCCCAACTTTGAAAAACAAGTGGGGAAAAAGCCTCAGCATAAAGTTGGAAATCACAACAAGCTTTTCAGAGAGGCCCTTCTGCTTCACATGTGATGTAGGAACCAGCGTGGAGCATGTAATTAGCAACACTGTGTGCTCCTTGAAGGACGATTTATCGGACACTGCACTGGAAAGTTACGTACTGAAAGTCAAAGGGCTTGCAGAATATTTTACACGTGACTCCGCATTGAAAGACTATGAATATGTTCACCAATGCTGCAAGTTTATGAAGCCAGTTTGCCTGACCCTTATAGAGGTCCAAGACCTCAGTAAGCCGTGGGCGCGGACATCAAGGGATGACAGTGAATTCTACGATGTCAAGGCATCAAGCCTGCTTCCTCAGCCATCAGGACAAGTTTCTTTTGATTCAGTGTCTATATTACTTGAAACCTTCCACAAAGAGGCTAAGAAGGTACAGATGGGAGCCTCTGCTGGTTGCTTGCAGCCAAATGGAGCTATTCAGGCTGTGAAGGCCATTTGTTCCACACTTTCAAGGATTGAAATATTGGAGATTTTGCATGCTGTGGAAGGGTTAAAGCACATTTGCAGTCAGATGCCTGAGGTGAATGGGTTTCATGACAGCTATCTCAAGGCAGAAGACTCACCAAATCCAGCACCCACAAATTGTGACCGTGTTGCAGAAGTTGTGTTCTACTCATTACTACAGTTGCAGTCTGCATTGCGCACACTTGTAGAAATCTACTGCCGCAGCTTTCGTGTTGACTTTTCATTAACTACGGCTAGTGAAAGCAAACCGCAGTGTGAAGTACGCCCAGTCACTACATTTCATGACACCTTTCTTGTAAACATTGGCAGCGTACATCAACTGAAACCACACTGGATTTCAGACTATGAGCAGTTTATCATATCTTGTGAGCTTCGCTATGGCTTGCATATATTGTGCCAAGGGGAAACTCGAAGTGTAAAAGCAAGTCGAAACTTTTTTGAACTTGTAGTTTTTGATGAGTGGATTGAGATGAGTGCATTTATGAGGAACCTTCCACGGGAGACTGCTATATACTTCGCACTGTTTGGTGTGAAGCCATCAGCTGAAAACAGGCCACCAGAGACACCAGCATCTGAACGAGTGCTTTTGGCATGGACTGGGCAGGCGCTGTTTAACAGTCGGCGCGAGCTGCTTCAGGGAAGTCTCTTTCTTGGTTTTTGGTCACCAGAAGTGGACGAGAACAGTGGTCCGCCACAGAGCAATGATGCATTTTCCTGTCCGGTTCTTCGTCTGCAGTTCCCAGAATTTGACTGTACTGTAGTCTTTCCGGAAGTGCCAGAGGATATCATTACTACTTGCAAGGCAACCACGTATGCTCTGGACAGTGTGGTGATCCAAGAACTCACCGATGTACTTGAAAAGGACCCTCTCACCATTCCGAGTTCTGAAGAGAAAAAATTATTCTGGGAGCACCGTCATTACATCCTTGAAGTTCCACACCTCCTTCCTAAGGTGCTTCTGTCTGCACACAGCTGGAGTTGGCCTTTTCTGCCTGATCTGTACTTCCTTCTGACAGAATGGCGCCCTGCTTCTCCCATTAATGCACTGACTTTGTTGCTGCCACTGTTTCCCGACTATGAAGTGCGAAAGACAGCAGTCAATTGTATCAAGAATATTGGCAGTGACGAACTCTGTGATCATCTACCACAACTAATCCAGGCATTGCGCTTCGAGACATGGGAAGATGCACCTATCACATGGTTCCTCTTGGAACGTTCTCTGACTAGTGTGCGCGTTGCCCACCAGATGTTCTGGCTGCTCAGGCAAAACCTTGACAATCCACTCACACTTAAGCGGATGAAGCTTGTGATTCAAACACTGCTAGTCATTGTAGGCAAGTCTTTCAGAGACATTATAGAGAAACAAGAAGAGCATCTAAATCAGCTTTGCATCATTGCTGAAAGCATAAAAGACACACGTGAGTCACTTCGCCTGGACAAGCTTTTGCAAGACATGGCACAGATCCACAGTATGATCGAGGACAACCCTTCTTGCCTTCCGCTCAACCCAGCAATGGAAGTTTGTGGTGTGGACGTCAAGTCTTGCTCTTACTTTACATCCAATACGCTTCCCCTCAGGATAGCATACAAGAGTTCAGAGCAAGGGGCCAAGCCCATTCACGTGATTTACAAGGTTGGAGATGACCTCAGGCAGGACATGTTGACACTTCAGATGATACGGATAATGGACAAGTTCTGGTTGAAGGAAGGCCTTGACCTGAAAATTATAACCTTCAACTGTGTTGCTACTGGCAAGCGTAAAGGCATGGTGGAAATGGTTACTGAAGCAGAGACACTGAGGAGGATCCAAACGGAGCATGGGCTCACTGGTTCATTCAAGGACAGGCCTATTGCTGAGTGGTTGCAACGACACAACACGTCTGAATTGGAGTACCAGCAAGCTGTGGAGAACTTTACACTGTCATGTGCTGGCTACTGTGTAGCCACATACATCCTTGGAATCTGTGATCGCCACAATGACAATATCATGCTGAAAACATCTGGACACATGTTTCACATTGATTTTGGGAAGTTTCTTGGTGACTCTCAGATGTTTGGCAACTTCAGGCGTGACAGAGCACCGTTCGTTCTTACCTCTGACATGGTGTATGTCATCAATGGTGGCGAGAAACCTTCCAAGAAGTTCCAGATTTTCATTGACTTGTGCTGTGAAGCATTTAATATTGTTCGCCGTAACAGCAACATTTTCATCACCCTCTTTGAGCTGATGGTCACATCCGGAGTCCCTGGGGTCACCGCAGATGCTGTCAACTTTGTTCAGAAGTCCTTGTTACTTGGCAGCTCAGAAGGAGAAGCAACTGCACACTTCACCAGGCTTATTGAAGAGAGCCTACGTTCACGGTTTACGCAGCTGAACTTCTTTATTCACAACATTGCACAGCTTCGGTTCACTGGGGACCACAACGATGGACTGCTGCTTTCCTTTGTTCCTCGGACATTCTCCAAGGATTCGGATGGCAGGATTGTGTCACTCACTGTGGTTCGCTACCTGAAGTGCCACGAGCCAGAAAAACACTACACCTATGTTGTCCGTGTTGGCAGGGAATGCCAGGCAGAGCCTATGCATGTTGTTAGAACCTACCCTGAATTTCTGGAGCTCTACCAAAAGCTAGTCCGAATGTTTCCATTGGCCAAGTTCTATCCCCTGCCCAAGGGATCACTGGTGGGCCGCAGCAACACACGCGAAGTGGCGCAGCGGAGGATGCAGGAGCTGGGTGCATTCCTTACATCCCTCACCAAGATGGCAGAAGAGGTGTCCCACTGCAGCCTGGTGTACACTTTCTTCCACCCTCTTTTGCGTGACCAAGAAGGTATGGCTGAGGATGAGAACGAGTGTGACAACCTCCGTCAGATCAGCCAGAGGGTCAATCTGTCTAAGGGCATTGTTGGCCGAATAAAGCTGTCCATCGTTTACAAGGCAAACGCCCTGTCCATCATGGTAATGCATGCAGAGAACCTGGCTTGTATGCGCAAGTCTTTGCCAGACTGCTACATTAAGGCATACCTTCACCCAGACCCGGAGAAGGTAACCAAAAGGAAGACCAAAGTGGTGTTCAAGAACAACCACCCAACCTTTATGGAGATGCTCGAGTACAACTACCCACACGCATTCGTAGCGGAAAGGGTGTTGGAGGTGTCTGCGTGGGACCATGACAGAGTCCAAGAAAATGAGTTCTTGGGAGCGGCCATCATAGATCTGTCACGTATGGATTTGACAAGGGAGAGCACACACTGGTACCACCTGAATGCTGTGAGATACAAGTTTCGTTGA